The Tripterygium wilfordii isolate XIE 37 chromosome 23, ASM1340144v1, whole genome shotgun sequence genomic sequence CATAGACTAGAAATTCTCAAGCTTGCCAAGAAGGAAGTCGGGCCGGGCCGAATCGTCAGCCTGTCGAAGCTTGTTTGGGCAATTAACAAGACCAAGAAGGGCATCAAGAAGTGTGTTAACAAGTGGGGTTTTCACAAGGAGTTGGTGATTCAAGCAGTGCCTGAGAAGGGTGAAGCGGAGGTGGTGGCAGAGAAGGCAATTGTGAAAGCAAGAAGTGTAGCAAAATCTGGGCCTATTATTGGAAGAATTCAAGAGAAGGTGATGGCCACTAACAGAGGCATAAAGCTATCTGGGCCTCTGGATGTGAAAAAGTTGCAAGAGAAGTTTATGTACACTAGTAAAAGCCCACAATTCTTTGGGACTCCTGATCCAAGAAAACAAGGAAATTTCATGGTCAGTGGTAGAAGCCCAATGATAACTGGGCCTCCAGATAGAAGAAGTCCAAGCCCATTTGGGCATGGTGAAAATGAGGAGAGAATGGTAAGTGACTACAATGACCCAGATTCACTTTGGGCTACCCTTTTTCAGGACATGAAGCCCACTTGAAAAGTATGagcttttttctctctctttcaaatTGTTATAGATGGTGAGTGGTGACATACCCTGTATGTGTTTTCAATATGTGATTTCGCATATTTTGCTGGGTGATTAGTTTTGTTTCCtggaatttatttttgttgtattaATATTTTGCGGATTCTTCGTGTTGTTTCCCATAATGTTTTCATTTATGTTTTGAACTGAATGATGTAATTTTTTGTCACTCAAAGAATTGTCAATCTTCAATTCAATCATGAAATGTTCAAATGTTCTAACTTGAGAACCTAAAGTTAAAAATTATTCGAATATGTACAAACGAACATATTTCTAACTATTCGAACATATTTTTATATTGACTTTTTATGTTACATCAATGAGTTTATCACccaaatagtgaaaaatctaCCCATTATGTAAATCgaaacaatttttaattttcggTTTCCACATTGGAACGATTGAAAATTCGATGACCGAGTTGGACCTAATCAAGTGACCAAAAGTTGCACTACCGCATCTTTGAACATATATATCACATGGTGACCACTATTGAAGAGCAAATTTTGAGTTCTCAGTGTGTTGGGACCTCATTTATGGAAACCAGACATTATCAGAAACTCCATTGCACCTGAATTAGCATCTTTGATCTGCATTATATATCATCTAAACAAATTACAGGATAAAATTCAAATTCTAACACAAACATACCAAGGTTGACACTATATCTCATTATATTATGATTCCATTACCAAATCATATCGACAAGTCCTCAAGCGATTCGATTAGCAAAGGTGATATTCAAATATACACACTGCAATGATTCCAGGAAACTAAAACTCACCAGGAAGTAGCGATATTTGTCTTGGTTCGATAAAGGGCTTGTCGCAAAAATTTTGAACTTCCATGACACAACTCAATGATTTGAACTTTGCGGCAGCCTGAAAGAACCTCCAGAGTATAGCATTTGGTAAACAGGCCTAATCCTTTTAGTTAGAACAATACTTAAAATGGATCCGACGCAACAGACGCCAGCCAGAACAAGGAAAGTGAGCCTAAAGCAATTTGGACCGGAGCAGGAGATGCTTGCAGAAGATGGATCAAGTGCATGCTGCTTTGCTGCCTCAGTGTCGTATATATACCCTGCCAGGAGACCCGAGAAGAGAAATGCGCCAAGAGGATTCCCTAATGATATGAAGTTGTAAAATATACCGAAATGCGTCAAGCCGAAAAGTTCAGAGACAGTTGGGATCATGATGGAAAACTGAACGCCATAGCAGATTCCAAGCAATGCAGTTGCAGTATAAAGGGTACCATCAATAGCAGAAGCAAAGAGAAGGTATGTAATAATCATAGTTACTTGAGTGCAAGTCATCCATATTGTACGAGGAATTGAATTCGACCTGTAAAATAgagacaaaaaatatttgaaaaagaaaaacaaccacATCAAGATACGACAAATCCCATGAATATATCAGCATCAAAAATTACATGGATGTATCCGTAAATATAATTATTGAACAAACAATCATGAACTAGAGCCCTATCTTTAGGATGAGATGGTAGATTGAACGAAGAAGAATATCAAGTGATCCTTTGTATCTGCGTCTGCCTTGGACACATTTCACTAGGTTCATTGCAGTATCTGAAATGATAGGTTTTCTAAATGATTTTTGATGTTTAAAAAACAAGTAAGGCAATCACATGACATTGTGTAATATGCCAGAGATACCTGAAATACAAATGCTTAGATAGGCCATTACAGCATATCAGATTCTTTTCACGTTCAAAACATTAATTaaagtttcatttatttatacATTTAAATTTGATAAAGAAGTCCATGTACTGGAATAGAATTCTGGTTTATGGGGTTAGGCATTTAAACATAGGCTATGCTGATTATGCATAACCACTATATGTAATTTCTTTGGGGGATATCAATAGTCAATAGGAATAAAGTGGCACTCACCTGACAAAATGCTCAGAAACAGTACCCCCACCGAGACGGCCCAAAAAATTGCAAAAGCTGAAGAGCGACAGCAGCATTGTGGTATTGTGCACACCTTGAGCAATTCCTACCTGAGCGAGATTATTGAGAACGGTTACCCCGGAACCAACCCCAACAAAGTAAACTAAGAATAGAAGCCAGAAATCAGCCTTGATTACTGCTTCACTGAATTTGAAGTCCTCCCCTCTTTTGGGCCGCCTCTTCTTCTTGACTGCTCCTTCACCCTCAGCAAGAAGCATAGCCACCTCAGactcatcatcattttcaagaaAACTTCCAAGCTGTGCTGCCGAAGAGGATGGCTTCATCAACGGCTCAGTTATGACGGCTTTGTCTTCTCCTTCGCACAGAGAGTCTGAAGACCCACCTGGTTGGTCAGTGATCCATGATTTTCTGGCTCTCGAGGGGAAGAATGTCATCTTTATTGGGATTGCAAGAGGAGCCATGAGAAGAACAATCATTATGACAAGGAAAGTGTATGAAATTGGATGAGTTAAGTGAAGAATATGACTCAATAATGTAGTTGTAAGAAGATATATGCCAAGCACTACACTAGCTGCTTGGGTGAAAAGAAAATGGCCATGCTCTGAAGAGTCTTCACCAGAAGCTGGGGTACAAGCCCTGACAAAATACATCACAACGAAGCAGAGGACAGGAATCCCAAGAGCTAGGAACATGAGAAGCTTAGAAGAAGAACCATGAAGTAGTATGCTGTAAATTTCCGTGAAAACTGCCGCACTCAAGCCCCCATAACCTTTGAGAATACCAGCAACTGTGCCTCGACTCAAGGGAAAGTTTCTCATGTTGGTAACAAGCACAGCTGTGGTTAGCCAAGCGCTACTGTTGGTGGCGACACAAAGCGCAATCCATAACTGCGATAAGCAAAGATACGTAAATAAatacataattttatttttggggaCGGAAAACACTTAAAACGAAGTTGAAAGGCTTTCTACAGTCATATAAGAAAATCTCATTTGAAGCTAAAAAAAGTGCACCACGAAAAGCAACAGTGCACAAGCCTAAGTAAGGAAACCAACTTGCACACAAATCTCAATTTTATCAAATTCATGGAAGCAGGTAAAAATCATCTATTTCCCCCCACTAGACTTAAAACATAAATAATAGCAGGCTTTCACATTCCAGAAATGGCATAAAATAGATTAGCCAACACAATTATCATGCACGATCCATGTTTCTCCTTTCATTGATAACTTTCAGCTAGCACTTTTCTGAATGATAGACTAACAATggaatttaaaattttccaaatccCATTCAACGTCAGCACTTCCAATACACATTGTAAAAATGCATCTAACCATCTCATAATTTCAAACTTGAGCACCTTTTCTATTCAAACAGCATTGCAGCAAACACATTGCAGAATTTACAGATCTATAAAGAGAGATGTCATAGAGCGACTTAGCGAAGCTAATCAATGTACAAATATTGTATCCATAATGTGATTACTTGACGATCAGGTTGATTGACATTTTAGCATGTCCAAATATATTCTTCAAAGTTGCACATTTAGTTACTTTTCACTGAATCTGCAAGTTTTATGAGCTATTCACGGCAAGCAGAGCACGGCTAGATCCCATATGGTTTATGGAAGTGTATCAGACTATCAGTAACTATTCCATTAATTGATTATTGATTCTGATATCAATTTAACATTAACTTTTACATCAACTACTAAGCTACCAGGAAAACCAAATGAAACAAACAAATCTAAACCAGTCATTTCAGACCCAAAATTTGAAATACCCTTTCAACAATCAAATAACCTAGAATCAAGAAGCATTAATGATCCATAAGTTCAGTTTCTATTCAATCAGATCAGATTAATCAGTATCCCATCTCCAAGTGAACCCTCTAAGAAACAAAATCCACAAATGGGTATTCAAAATCTTAAAATTACAAAGCTAAAACCCTAAACGATGTTTACAAAAGAGAACTCACCAACCAGTAAGGCAAGCACTGAACAGTACGGCTGACAGCAAGCCAAAGGACACCATAACCAAAGAAGCAAGCAAAAGCACCAATCAATAGAACAACCCAAGGAGGGAACTTGTTGCAGGCATACCCAGGAAGGAGACCAACGTTCTCTCCCATATCATTGGCAACACCAAGCATGGTGAGCTGGTGTTGACTATAACCCAAAACCGATTTGAGAGAATGGGAATAGAGAGGGAAGGTGTATCCACTTCCTGATGCTATTTGAACCCAAACTGCTGCTCCTAAACCCACCCATGGTGGTCTACTCCCTGCTTTGAGGGTCACCATTGATGGGTTATCGATCAATGTTGAGCTCACGAGCTTAATTTAGTTGAAATTCTTGATCTTGAGCTCAAAGAGAGAGACTAGCAGAGttagagagaaacagagagagagagagagaggcgagTGCCGAGTGAGGACAGAAAGTGCAAGAGATGTGGATATTTGTCCTAGTTTACACCTACACTCCCCCTGATGATTGGGGATTTGGACACCTCTGCAGTACTGCAACTCAATCTAAATTCGATAAATCACATTAATTTTTCgtcatttattaaaataattggGAAAAATGAGCTGATTTCAATAATGGCTTCTATCTACTTATCAAACAGAACAGAATAATTGATACCCATTTTATAGTTTTTCATGAAGATGATGTTGCAATTCCTTCAAAATCAAGGATATGGCGATTTAgtgcttgtttttttttttttcaataaacgTTGCATTCATTCCAAAAGCAAAAGGTAGGGGAGGAGGCGTGTGTCCATTTCCGCTCCCTGTGTCAAATCCATCAAATGCTCCACCGACGGAATGTGACCAATGCCTGAAAATTATCATGACACTTGTGAACGATGACAAAGCCCATCATGCCGTCCATGCGTGAGTTTTGTTATTAttcaaatgaaaataataacaacaaaaataattttgcaCAAAACCTAGGAGTAATTAATGCTAAGACTAAGAGAACCTGGTTTTTTTAAGGCCCATCTTGTTGGCCCACCAGCCTCCCATTACTAATCATTGTGTCCCTTGATTAGTTGCTTTTaatattctttttttgtttattggttTATTTACATCTGCAAGAAGCAGATATGGGCTGATGGCCCATTTATCTTGTTTTCCTCTTTGTTTGTGGCCTAAGAAAAGGTATCATTTGTGTGTTTTCTTCATCATTACTTTTGGAAAAacttcatatatacatatatatatatatatatataatttctcaCATAAAGATTTAATGTaagagtgtaaaataagggtgacTTTTTAATGGTGTGAATAAGATGATAAGTGAGGTCCAATGCTTTagatcccacatgtttcaaatcagcCGTGTAAACATAGACtattattttacacccttacattaaacTCTTATATAAGAATTCATCTATAATTATATGCACACGTTAGAgttaatatcacttttgcaCATCGAAAGATAGTtagtgtttcaatttacacacaattgtttaaaatgtttcaatttgatcacccaataaacaaaaaatatcattgaatCTATGAAACCGATCAAGatacttcaatttttttaattttttttgaatctctAGTTTATCTATAGCGCAGCACGGCAGCAGACTCTCGGCACTCCTACTTTTTCATCAAAGTAACTGTATGATGCAAAATAATGCAACTCAATTTTTTAGAAGCAAAAGGGATCCAGATGGACAATAATGCAAAACTCACTGTATATTTTCATCTTGACTTGGAGCTTTCACACGCTTTCTAAGTCTTCCCAGCCTTCACATTTCTCTTCATTGTGATTCTGCTCTGCAAATCTACTGTTAATCTCCGATTCCATTTTTCAGTCTTTGATAACCCAAACTAAAGAATACAAGAGACTTGGCAAAGGTAtgtccaatatatatattttttttaaattttataatttcgTCGTTCTGATTGGTTTCCTATGATTATGGAGTCTGTGTGGATGTATGCGATGATCTTATATAAGGTGAGTCTTGTGGATGTGTAGTGTGTTCCCAAGTGGAGAAGTGGTGTTGTGAATTTTACGTGGCTATGTGGGTTTGGCTTTGTGTATCGTTGAGTTCGGCAGATCATACTCTATAAGTTGAATTCATTTTTGATTGCAGTGATTTTGGATTGCTATGATTTCCTAGTGGCTCTACTTCATCTGCGCTCCTTCCACCTACAACTTTCTTCTTCGTAGGTATTTGTTTTGATTCTATCTTTAATCATTAACGCAGTACCACTAgatttatgaagaaaaaaacaaacatcaaGATATG encodes the following:
- the LOC119993762 gene encoding uncharacterized protein LOC119993762, giving the protein MLAYPIHTHKAMDWFSWLSKTTLEPSQVYEYGLTFARNELEAEDLPYFNHEFLHSMGISVAKHRLEILKLAKKEVGPGRIVSLSKLVWAINKTKKGIKKCVNKWGFHKELVIQAVPEKGEAEVVAEKAIVKARSVAKSGPIIGRIQEKVMATNRGIKLSGPLDVKKLQEKFMYTSKSPQFFGTPDPRKQGNFMVSGRSPMITGPPDRRSPSPFGHGENEERMVSDYNDPDSLWATLFQDMKPT
- the LOC119992837 gene encoding protein NUCLEAR FUSION DEFECTIVE 4-like, which encodes MVTLKAGSRPPWVGLGAAVWVQIASGSGYTFPLYSHSLKSVLGYSQHQLTMLGVANDMGENVGLLPGYACNKFPPWVVLLIGAFACFFGYGVLWLAVSRTVQCLPYWLLWIALCVATNSSAWLTTAVLVTNMRNFPLSRGTVAGILKGYGGLSAAVFTEIYSILLHGSSSKLLMFLALGIPVLCFVVMYFVRACTPASGEDSSEHGHFLFTQAASVVLGIYLLTTTLLSHILHLTHPISYTFLVIMIVLLMAPLAIPIKMTFFPSRARKSWITDQPGGSSDSLCEGEDKAVITEPLMKPSSSAAQLGSFLENDDESEVAMLLAEGEGAVKKKRRPKRGEDFKFSEAVIKADFWLLFLVYFVGVGSGVTVLNNLAQVGIAQGVHNTTMLLSLFSFCNFLGRLGGGTVSEHFVRSNSIPRTIWMTCTQVTMIITYLLFASAIDGTLYTATALLGICYGVQFSIMIPTVSELFGLTHFGIFYNFISLGNPLGAFLFSGLLAGYIYDTEAAKQHALDPSSASISCSGPNCFRLTFLVLAGVCCVGSILSIVLTKRIRPVYQMLYSGGSFRLPQSSNH